The Glycine max cultivar Williams 82 chromosome 12, Glycine_max_v4.0, whole genome shotgun sequence genome window below encodes:
- the LOC100788658 gene encoding bifunctional dihydrofolate reductase-thymidylate synthase isoform X2: MATDALVISNGNGNGNAKSELHPQRTYQVVVVATRDMGISKDAKLPWTLPTELKFFEEITTTTSDPGKKNAVVMGRKTWESIPPENRPLPGRLNVVLTRSGSFDIATAENVLICGSMASAMELLASSPYCLSIEKVFLTGGGEIFREALNAPGCEAAHITEIEASIECDTFMPRVDTNVFQTWYSSFPLVEDNLRYSFTTYARVRSSPPEFLDQNADPFFYNNSDSFKFEVKKFSFLPKMVYERHEEFKYLRLVQEIISEGTTKDDRTGTGTLSKFGCQMRFNLRRNFPLLTTKKVFWRGVVEELLWFISGSTSAKALQEKGIHIWDGNASREYLDSIGLTEREKGDLGPVYGFQWRHFGAKYTDMHADYSGQGFDQLLDVINKIKHNPNDRRIILSAWNPSDLKLMALPPCHMFAQFYVANGELSCQMYQRSADMGLGVPFNIASYALLTCMIAHVCDLVPGDFIHVIGDAHVYRNHVRPLQEQLQNQPKPFPILKINPKKKDIDSFVAADFKLIGYDPHQKIEMKMAV, encoded by the exons ATGGCAACTGATGCTCTTGTGATTTCCAATGGCAATGGCAATGGCAATGCCAAGTCAGAGCTGCATCCGCAGAGGACTTACCAAGTAGTAGTGGTTGCAACCAGAGATATGGGCATTTCTAAGGATGCAAAACTGCCCTGGACATTACCTACTGAACTCAAATTTTTTGAGGAGATCACTACAACAACATCTGATCCGGGGAAGAAGAATGCCGTTGTGATGGGTAGGAAAACATGGGAGAGCATCCCTCCTGAGAACAGGCCACTTCCTGGTCGCCTTAATGTTGTTCTGACTCGCTCGGGTAGCTTTGATATTGCAACAGCAGAGAATGTTCTTATATGTGGAAGTATGGCTTCTGCTATGGAGCTGTTGGCTTCTTCTCCTTACTGCCTATCAATTGAGAAAGTATTTCTCACAGGAGGTGGAGAGATATTTag AGAGGCTCTTAATGCACCTGGATGTGAAGCTGCCCATATTACAGAAATTGAGGCAAGCATTGAGTGTGACACTTTTATGCCTCGAGTTGATACCAATGTATTTCAGACATGGTATTCATCTTTCCCTTTGGTGGAAGACAACCTCCGCTATTCTTTCACCACTTATGCGCGTGTAAGGAGTTCTCCACCAGAGTTCCTGGATCAGAATGCTgatccatttttttataataattcagaCTCTTTCAAATTTGAGGTcaagaaattttcttttcttcccaaAATGGTTTATGAGAGACATGAGGAGTTTAAGTATCTTAGGTTGGTTCAAGAAATCATTTCTGAAGGCACAACTAAGGATGATAGGACAGGGACTGGTACCTTGTCGAAATTTGGCTGCCAG ATGAGGTTTAATCTGCGCAGAAACTTTCCTCTTCTAACAACAAAG AAAGTATTTTGGCGAGGGGTAGTTGAAGAGCTTCTTTGGTTTATCAGTGGCTCAACAAGTGCCAAG GCGCTGCAGGAAAAAGGCATTCATATATGGGATGGCAATGCATCCAGGGAGTACCTTGATAG CATTGGTTTGACAGAAAGGGAGAAGGGTGACTTAGGACCTGTTTATGGGTTTCAGTGGAGGCACTTTGGAGCCAA GTATACTGACATGCATGCTGACTACTCTGGCCAAGGATTTGATCAGCTTTTAGATGTTATTAACAAGATAAAGCATAATCCCAATGATCGAAGGATCATTCTCTCAGCGTGGAATCCATCTGATCTTAAATTGATGGCACTTCCACCCTGCCACATGTTTGCACAG TTCTATGTAGCTAATGGGGAGCTATCATGTCAAATGTATCAGCGATCTGCCGACATGGGCCTGGGTGTCCCATTTAATATTGCATCTTATGCACTCCTGACATGCATGATCGCTCATGTTTGTG ACCTTGTTCCAGGTGATTTTATCCATGTTATTGGGGATGCACATGTTTACCGCAATCATGTGAGACCCTTGCAGGAACAGCTCCAGAACCAACCAAAACCTTTTCCA ATTTTGAAGATAAACCCAAAGAAGAAAGATATAGATTCTTTTGTGGCAGCTGATTTCAAGCTCATAGGATATGATCCTCACCAGAAGATAGAAATGAAGATGGCTGTTTAG
- the LOC100788658 gene encoding bifunctional dihydrofolate reductase-thymidylate synthase isoform X1 — translation MATDALVISNGNGNGNAKSELHPQRTYQVVVVATRDMGISKDAKLPWTLPTELKFFEEITTTTSDPGKKNAVVMGRKTWESIPPENRPLPGRLNVVLTRSGSFDIATAENVLICGSMASAMELLASSPYCLSIEKVFLTGGGEIFREALNAPGCEAAHITEIEASIECDTFMPRVDTNVFQTWYSSFPLVEDNLRYSFTTYARVRSSPPEFLDQNADPFFYNNSDSFKFEVKKFSFLPKMVYERHEEFKYLRLVQEIISEGTTKDDRTGTGTLSKFGCQMRFNLRRNFPLLTTKKVFWRGVVEELLWFISGSTSAKALQEKGIHIWDGNASREYLDSIGLTEREKGDLGPVYGFQWRHFGAKYTDMHADYSGQGFDQLLDVINKIKHNPNDRRIILSAWNPSDLKLMALPPCHMFAQFYVANGELSCQMYQRSADMGLGVPFNIASYALLTCMIAHVCGMQIMPALLDLNLYSDAHTILNPTFMGSIEISHCLIVGKYSFYIKGKLTLDIGLINPSVISCFCQTLFQVILSMLLGMHMFTAIM, via the exons ATGGCAACTGATGCTCTTGTGATTTCCAATGGCAATGGCAATGGCAATGCCAAGTCAGAGCTGCATCCGCAGAGGACTTACCAAGTAGTAGTGGTTGCAACCAGAGATATGGGCATTTCTAAGGATGCAAAACTGCCCTGGACATTACCTACTGAACTCAAATTTTTTGAGGAGATCACTACAACAACATCTGATCCGGGGAAGAAGAATGCCGTTGTGATGGGTAGGAAAACATGGGAGAGCATCCCTCCTGAGAACAGGCCACTTCCTGGTCGCCTTAATGTTGTTCTGACTCGCTCGGGTAGCTTTGATATTGCAACAGCAGAGAATGTTCTTATATGTGGAAGTATGGCTTCTGCTATGGAGCTGTTGGCTTCTTCTCCTTACTGCCTATCAATTGAGAAAGTATTTCTCACAGGAGGTGGAGAGATATTTag AGAGGCTCTTAATGCACCTGGATGTGAAGCTGCCCATATTACAGAAATTGAGGCAAGCATTGAGTGTGACACTTTTATGCCTCGAGTTGATACCAATGTATTTCAGACATGGTATTCATCTTTCCCTTTGGTGGAAGACAACCTCCGCTATTCTTTCACCACTTATGCGCGTGTAAGGAGTTCTCCACCAGAGTTCCTGGATCAGAATGCTgatccatttttttataataattcagaCTCTTTCAAATTTGAGGTcaagaaattttcttttcttcccaaAATGGTTTATGAGAGACATGAGGAGTTTAAGTATCTTAGGTTGGTTCAAGAAATCATTTCTGAAGGCACAACTAAGGATGATAGGACAGGGACTGGTACCTTGTCGAAATTTGGCTGCCAG ATGAGGTTTAATCTGCGCAGAAACTTTCCTCTTCTAACAACAAAG AAAGTATTTTGGCGAGGGGTAGTTGAAGAGCTTCTTTGGTTTATCAGTGGCTCAACAAGTGCCAAG GCGCTGCAGGAAAAAGGCATTCATATATGGGATGGCAATGCATCCAGGGAGTACCTTGATAG CATTGGTTTGACAGAAAGGGAGAAGGGTGACTTAGGACCTGTTTATGGGTTTCAGTGGAGGCACTTTGGAGCCAA GTATACTGACATGCATGCTGACTACTCTGGCCAAGGATTTGATCAGCTTTTAGATGTTATTAACAAGATAAAGCATAATCCCAATGATCGAAGGATCATTCTCTCAGCGTGGAATCCATCTGATCTTAAATTGATGGCACTTCCACCCTGCCACATGTTTGCACAG TTCTATGTAGCTAATGGGGAGCTATCATGTCAAATGTATCAGCGATCTGCCGACATGGGCCTGGGTGTCCCATTTAATATTGCATCTTATGCACTCCTGACATGCATGATCGCTCATGTTTGTGGTATGCAAATTATGCCAGCTTTGCTAGACTTAAATTTGTACTCAGACGCACATACCATCTTAAATCCGACTTTCATGGGTTCAATAGAGATTTCTCATTGTTTGATTGTAGGGAAATACAGCTTTTATATAAAAGGAAAATTGACATTAGATATTGGACTGATCAATCCATCTGTCATATCCTGTTTTTGTCAGACCTTGTTCCAGGTGATTTTATCCATGTTATTGGGGATGCACATGTTTACCGCAATCATGTGA